The Pollutimonas sp. M17 sequence CAGGGGCGAGACTTCGACGGGGTAGTCGATGATGTAGGTGGGATTCCATAACAGGGATTCGGCCGTTTCCTCGAACAGCGCCAGTTGCAAGGCGCCCAGCCCGGCGCGCGCCAGGACGGGGCCGTTGACGTCGGCGCCCAGGCGCTTGAGCTCGGTCCGCAGGAAGGCCTCGTCGCGCAATTGGGCCTCGGTGTAGCCGGGTGCGTATTTAAGTATGGCCTGAGTGATGGTCAGCCGGTCGAAAGGCTGGCTGAGGTCCAGGGGTTTGCCCTGGTAGCTGAGCATGGCGCTGCCCGTTGCGGCGATGGCCGCTTCGCGTATGAGCGATTCCGTGAAATCCATCAGCCAGCGGTAGTCGGTATAGGCCGCGTAGAACTCCATCATGGTGAATTCGGGATTGTGCCGCGGGCTGACGCCTTCGTTGCGGAAATTGCGATTCACCTCGAAGACGCGGTCGAAGCCGCCCACGACCAGGCGCTTCAGGTAGAGTTCGGGCGCGATGCGCAGGAACATCTCCATGTCGAGCGCGTTATGGTGTGTAACGAACGGCTTGGCCGCCGCGCCGCCCGGTATCGGGTGCAGCATGGGCGTTTCGACTTCCAGAAAGCCCGCATTCAGCATGAACTGGCGGATGCTGCCTATGGCCTTGCTGCGCGCGACGAAGGTGTTGCGCGTCTCGTCGGTCATGATGAGGTCGACGTAGCGCTGGCGGTAGCGCAGTTCCTGATCGGACACGCCATGGAATTTATCCGGCAGCGGGCGCAGCGATTTCGTCA is a genomic window containing:
- the lysS gene encoding lysine--tRNA ligase, which produces MNDSTPSSPAIDENHLIAERRGKLTKLRADGVAYPNDFRPDSLAADLHKAYDEQDKEALAEIGKQVKVAGRMMLKRVMGKASFATLQDSSGRIQVFLDKNTVGEELYARFKTWDIGDILAVEGTVFKTNKGELSVHAASVRLLTKSLRPLPDKFHGVSDQELRYRQRYVDLIMTDETRNTFVARSKAIGSIRQFMLNAGFLEVETPMLHPIPGGAAAKPFVTHHNALDMEMFLRIAPELYLKRLVVGGFDRVFEVNRNFRNEGVSPRHNPEFTMMEFYAAYTDYRWLMDFTESLIREAAIAATGSAMLSYQGKPLDLSQPFDRLTITQAILKYAPGYTEAQLRDEAFLRTELKRLGADVNGPVLARAGLGALQLALFEETAESLLWNPTYIIDYPVEVSPLARASDAEQGITERFELFITGREIANGFSELNDPEDQAARFLAQVEAKDAGDEEAMYYDADYIRALEYGMPPTGGCGIGIDRLVMLLTDSPSIRDVILFPHLRRED